From one Acidobacteriota bacterium genomic stretch:
- a CDS encoding VCBS repeat-containing protein: protein MIFGFVSLGVLGSGLSFLEQEAKERVENRARLRTEPENSLLDLVNPFLPPPTPTPQIAKEYVYAGSRLLLVADANAYAAPPVDLAVWRPSTGTWWVMGGAEGSQQVAQTWGTNGDMPVQGDFDGDGKTDFSIFRPSSNQWWILRSSDATYFAITFGAAGDKAAPADFDGDGRTDPAVFRPASGVWYTLGSSNNATVQTQFGVSSDIPDPKDFDGDGRADLAVWRPNSASFYSLNSSNGQTSTVNFGNAGGKPVSGDYDGDGRADHAVRNGSVWVVRNSSTGQFQNTSWQQAADIEVPNDYDGDGRTDIAVWRNTDGNWYIRRSSDGQLRREAWGAAGDIPVPAYFRR from the coding sequence ATGATATTCGGATTTGTCTCGCTTGGAGTACTTGGAAGCGGACTCAGCTTTCTTGAACAGGAGGCAAAAGAGCGGGTCGAAAACCGGGCGCGCCTGCGAACCGAACCCGAGAACTCCTTGCTCGACCTCGTCAATCCCTTCTTGCCGCCGCCGACTCCGACTCCGCAAATTGCGAAGGAGTACGTTTATGCCGGTTCGCGCTTGCTTCTGGTCGCCGATGCGAACGCCTACGCGGCGCCTCCCGTTGACCTTGCCGTTTGGCGTCCGTCCACCGGGACCTGGTGGGTAATGGGCGGTGCCGAGGGATCGCAGCAAGTCGCGCAAACCTGGGGAACAAACGGCGATATGCCGGTCCAAGGCGATTTTGACGGCGACGGGAAGACCGACTTCAGCATCTTCCGCCCATCCAGCAATCAGTGGTGGATACTGCGTTCGAGCGATGCGACCTATTTCGCGATCACCTTCGGCGCTGCCGGCGATAAGGCCGCGCCAGCCGATTTCGACGGCGACGGACGAACCGATCCGGCCGTGTTCCGGCCGGCCTCCGGCGTCTGGTACACCCTCGGCAGTTCAAACAACGCCACGGTTCAAACGCAATTCGGAGTTTCGTCCGACATCCCGGATCCAAAGGACTTCGACGGTGACGGACGCGCCGACCTCGCGGTATGGAGGCCGAATAGTGCCAGTTTCTACAGCCTAAACAGTTCTAATGGCCAGACGTCAACGGTCAATTTCGGCAACGCCGGCGGCAAGCCGGTCAGCGGCGATTACGACGGCGACGGGCGCGCCGACCACGCCGTCCGCAACGGATCCGTCTGGGTCGTCAGAAACAGTTCGACAGGACAATTTCAGAATACGAGTTGGCAACAGGCCGCGGACATCGAAGTTCCGAACGACTATGACGGCGATGGCCGAACGGATATCGCGGTCTGGCGAAACACGGACGGCAACTGGTACATCCGCAGAAGCTCCGACGGCCAACTCCGTCGCGAGGCCTGGGGCGCGGCGGGCGACATTCCGGTACCCGCTTACTTTCGAAGGTAG